The DNA region GCGCGGCGCGGCCTCGATCACGGTGACCGAGATCTCCGTCATCCGGGCCATGGCGGCGATTTTAAGGCCGATTAAGCCGCTGCCCACAACCACGGCATGGTGGGTCGTGGCGAGGCGCTCACGCATCCTGGCGGCATTGGCCAGGGTCCGCATCCCGAATACGCCCGGCGCGTCGCGGCCGGGGAAGGGCGGCGGCGCGTTCCTTGCGCCGGTCGCGATGATCAGGCGGTCATAGCCATGCCGCGCCATCCGCCGCGATCACTTCGCAGGCCGGGCGGTCGATGCGCGCCACGCTGATAGCTGCATGCAAGTCGATGCCGGTGCGCTCGTAGAAGCTTGCCGGTTTCAGGATCAGCGCCCCTGCATCGCCATCCACCATGTAGGCCTTGGACAGGGGCGGGCGCTGATTGGGCAGGCCGGGTTCCTCGCCCAGCATGAGGATCTGCCCCGCGAAGCCTTCCTGCCGCAGGCTGGCGGCGGCCTGCTGGCCGCCTTGGCCGGTGCCGATGATGACGATCCGTTGCATGGGCCGGCGTCCTCAGAGCTGGGCTTCAGGAAGGTGGATGCTGACGCCATCCAGCTCGGCGCGCATGACGCTTTCGCCCTCGGCGGCGGTGACCACGGTTTCGGTGCCATCGGCGGAAATGAAGGTGATTTTCATGTCTGGTTTCCTTGCTATGTACTGGGTCAGCCCCGTCGGACGGGCAGGATGATCGGGCCGCGGAAGCCGAAGCCGCGCCATTGCACGATCGCGGGATCGGGCAGGCTCATCCTGGGGATGGCCAGAAGCTCAGGCATGTTCGCCGCTCCCCAGATAGACTTCCTTCACGCGCGGATCGGCCATGATGTCGGCCGTGGTGCCGTCGGCGGCAGGCTCGTCGAGCAGCAGCACAAGGCCCATCCAGAACATCCAGTATTGCGGCGTGATCGCCGAGAACAAGTCCTGCAGAAGCTTGAAGTCGCTCGCCCCGATCAGCCCGCCGTAAAGATAGCCGACCCCGCCCAGCACGAGGACCAGCAGCACATCGGCCGAGCGGTGGAAGGCCGGAACATCCAGAGAGACGAATATCGTGGTCTGGCATCGCGACGCCCAGCGTCACCATCAGCCGCGTCAGGTCCGAGGCGCGCAGCAGTAGAAGCGGTCCCGTCGCCAGCCCCAGCAGCCCCGCCGCCCGCCCCGACAGCGCGAGCCCGGTCAATAGCTCTCCGGTCAGGTGAATCGAGGCCAGCTCCGCGACATAGGCGCCGAGCCCGAAGAACGCGCCATGGCCCAGCGAGACGACGCCGGCAAAGCCGATGATGAGATCGAGCAGCGCGAAAAGGCCGAGAATGGCGATCTCGGACAGCAGCAGGTGGCGCTCGGGCAACAGGAAGAAGCTTGCCGCCTCCGCCAGCCAGATCAGGATCGCGGCTGGCGCGGCCCTGCGCCGTCTCAGGCTTGGTCGCGCGGGGCAGGGGCAGGGTGGTACAGGTCATCTGCAATATCCTTCAGCGCGCCGGGGCGATCAGGCCCTGCGAGCGCAGGATCAAAAGCACGATCATCAGCAGGTAGATCAGGAAGGCGCCTAGCTCGGGGATGTAGTTTTTCCCGGCGACATCGGCGGTGCCGATGATCAGCGCGGCAAGGAAGGGACCGGTCAGCCCGGCGGTGCCGCCGATGGTCACGACGATCAGGACATAGACCATGATCTTCAGCGGAAAGGTCGGGTCGAAGCCCATGATCTCGATCCCCAGCGCGCCGCCCAGGCCGGCAAGGCTCGAACCGACCGCGAAGGTCGCAGCGAAGATGGCCCCGACATTGACCCCGAGGCCGCGCGCCGCGCGCTGGTCATCGACCGCCGCCCGCAGCCTCGCGCCGAAGCGGGCGCGCGACAGGACGAGCTGCAGCCCGACGACCAGCGCCGCGCAGACCAGGATCAGGAAGGCGCGGTAACGCCCGATCGCCACCCCGGCCAGTTCGATGCGGCCCTGCAGCCAGTCGGGCAGGGTGATCAGCATCTG from Paracoccus sp. MBLB3053 includes:
- a CDS encoding FAD-dependent oxidoreductase; amino-acid sequence: MARHGYDRLIIATGARNAPPPFPGRDAPGVFGMRTLANAARMRERLATTHHAVVVGSGLIGLKIAAMARMTEISVTVIEAAPRLIAGAFRAISRCWRPGRARRRDDLRSGPSHGRPSADRLPDRDLGRPRL
- a CDS encoding FAD-dependent oxidoreductase, producing MQRIVIIGTGQGGQQAAASLRQEGFAGQILMLGEEPGLPNQRPPLSKAYMVDGDAGALILKPASFYERTGIDLHAAISVARIDRPACEVIAADGAAWL
- a CDS encoding ABC transporter ATP-binding protein C-terminal domain-containing protein, whose translation is MLLVLVLGGVGYLYGGLIGASDFKLLQDLFSAITPQYWMFWMGLVLLLDEPAADGTTADIMADPRVKEVYLGSGEHA
- a CDS encoding branched-chain amino acid ABC transporter permease, whose translation is QAPVVAATPSRSSKRSIFEKSGTVRRDCASRTSSTTRSLKGVASPCRRGMHAIYGALEKTGGDGDGDGDGDKMIEPIRGLSWESARSSIAIDPETLSHLDQVLFSIALVFMAVAAADWSLGSSQMLITLPDWLQGRIELAGVAIGRYRAFLILVCAALVVGLQLVLSRARFGARLRAAVDDQRAARGLGVNVGAIFAATFAVGSSLAGLGGALGIEIMGFDPTFPLKIMVYVLIVVTIGGTAGLTGPFLAALIIGTADVAGKNYIPELGAFLIYLLMIVLLILRSQGLIAPAR